A stretch of Crossiella cryophila DNA encodes these proteins:
- a CDS encoding DUF4436 family protein, with protein MGPSSRPVRNPALKVIVFAIVIALLTAGSIVVYLLERQDGQSQITLGDQNSADRIDISVFVQKTDPVLQELSAQVEIDPVGSLADEDGFPRQDITVHTNGVRGDTLAFKAGRSPSVADLRVALNDGVITDYPFDSYQIDFGFAAEVAGKNVPISLSFVNADSFFKIKPKDVKDLGGGLVFSAQAVRSTGTFAFALFVMAFMWFLSLAAVIAAWFVIRDRRGLLWPSMSFMGALLFALVPLRNAVPGSPPIGSVVDFASFFMAEALVSLSLITTVITGYRVERANARAAAAEAEAAAAAAAAETPPLATAAK; from the coding sequence ATGGGTCCGAGTTCCCGGCCGGTACGCAATCCGGCGCTCAAAGTGATCGTGTTCGCGATCGTCATCGCACTGCTCACCGCGGGCAGCATCGTGGTCTACCTGCTCGAACGGCAGGACGGCCAGAGTCAGATCACCCTGGGCGATCAGAACTCCGCCGACCGCATCGACATCAGCGTCTTCGTGCAGAAGACCGACCCGGTGCTGCAGGAACTCTCCGCGCAGGTGGAGATCGACCCGGTCGGCTCGCTGGCCGATGAGGACGGGTTCCCGCGCCAGGACATCACCGTGCACACCAACGGCGTCCGCGGCGACACCCTGGCGTTCAAGGCGGGCCGCAGCCCGAGCGTGGCCGACCTGCGGGTGGCGCTGAACGACGGCGTGATCACCGACTACCCGTTCGACAGCTACCAGATCGACTTCGGCTTCGCCGCCGAGGTGGCTGGCAAGAACGTGCCGATCAGCCTGAGTTTCGTCAACGCCGACTCGTTCTTCAAGATCAAGCCCAAGGACGTCAAGGACCTCGGCGGCGGGCTGGTCTTCTCCGCCCAGGCCGTCCGTTCCACCGGCACTTTCGCCTTCGCGCTGTTCGTGATGGCGTTCATGTGGTTCCTGAGCCTGGCCGCGGTCATCGCCGCCTGGTTCGTGATCAGGGACCGGCGCGGCCTGCTGTGGCCGTCGATGAGCTTCATGGGCGCGCTGCTGTTCGCGCTGGTGCCGCTGCGCAACGCGGTGCCGGGGTCGCCGCCGATCGGCTCGGTGGTCGACTTCGCCTCGTTCTTCATGGCCGAGGCGCTGGTCTCGCTGTCCCTGATCACCACCGTGATCACCGGTTACCGGGTGGAGCGGGCCAACGCGCGCGCCGCGGCCGCTGAGGCCGAGGCTGCCGCCGCGGCGGCTGCGGCGGAGACGCCGCCGCTGGCCACCGCCGCGAAGTGA